A DNA window from Candidatus Bodocaedibacter vickermanii contains the following coding sequences:
- a CDS encoding flagellar hook-basal body complex protein: protein MKKLIKLIACLNIGASSIAMGSTLEVIDGGGYLVGVDRISQQEVRLVREGVFHYNPSTGEFENDEVRLLAWSEETTRKRDFSVELLTKQVCLPTTEFEFYGNLSSGSATPVGESFTKTQCIFDNLGTSHNLIFTFKRLPAGLNADNRIQYSTEVTVEGGVVKRNDMSGAVIDLSDVPMIVTFNQCGLLNLLDYGQSSESNVPPKLYIEWMNPSINAAPLAIDLKLGKGKGASPTAWTGASEPFANGNLTAYDGNSLIAYSQQYGGYAISKILSAKEPLRFSWIKQATGLSTHLSKIPHGTVRATSEIELSGNLSSGAATPVGESFTKTQRVFDSVGTPHNLIFAFTRLPEGTDSDNQVQYSTEVTVEGGVVKRNDTSGAVIDLLGVPMIVSFNQLGQLNLCDYGQATESNIAPELYIEWNDVSINSEPQTIKLNLGKGKRSSPTVWARASDSMAEGNLTAYDGNSLITYSHQDGLGYGQYESVTVSDVGKVTAHYSNRNSIDIGNLAVAIIPNPGGLKQMGASYRVTELSGLPTISFGGQPGWGKLKFIAPPIARMDAVDQPVKVLQCMDGELMALAEAAGND from the coding sequence ATGAAAAAACTCATAAAATTAATTGCATGTTTAAATATTGGTGCTTCGTCAATTGCAATGGGATCAACACTTGAAGTTATTGATGGCGGTGGATATTTAGTTGGGGTGGATCGCATCAGTCAACAAGAAGTTCGATTGGTTCGTGAAGGTGTATTTCATTATAACCCCAGTACTGGTGAGTTTGAAAATGATGAGGTTAGATTACTTGCGTGGTCAGAGGAAACAACACGTAAAAGAGATTTTAGTGTAGAGCTCCTAACCAAACAGGTCTGTCTACCTACTACCGAATTTGAGTTTTACGGCAACTTATCATCAGGTTCAGCAACGCCAGTTGGAGAATCATTTACAAAAACACAGTGTATTTTTGATAATTTAGGAACATCTCATAACCTAATCTTTACATTTAAGAGATTGCCAGCAGGTTTGAATGCGGACAATCGAATTCAATACTCAACTGAGGTCACTGTAGAAGGGGGCGTTGTCAAACGTAACGATATGTCTGGAGCGGTTATCGACCTTTCGGACGTTCCTATGATTGTGACGTTTAATCAATGTGGGCTATTGAACTTACTTGATTATGGTCAATCTAGTGAATCGAATGTACCGCCAAAACTATATATTGAATGGATGAATCCTAGTATTAATGCTGCTCCATTAGCCATTGATCTTAAGTTGGGGAAAGGAAAAGGAGCAAGCCCAACGGCCTGGACAGGAGCTTCGGAACCATTTGCAAACGGAAATCTAACGGCGTATGATGGCAACTCATTGATTGCATATAGCCAACAATATGGCGGGTATGCAATTTCTAAAATTTTAAGTGCGAAAGAGCCGTTGCGATTTTCGTGGATTAAACAGGCAACAGGATTATCAACGCATCTTTCAAAGATTCCACATGGGACAGTTCGCGCAACCTCTGAAATTGAACTTAGCGGAAACTTATCGTCAGGTGCAGCAACGCCGGTTGGAGAATCATTTACAAAAACCCAACGTGTTTTTGATAGTGTGGGAACACCCCATAACTTAATTTTCGCATTTACAAGATTACCCGAAGGAACAGATTCTGATAACCAAGTTCAATACTCAACTGAGGTCACAGTAGAGGGGGGCGTTGTCAAACGTAACGATACGTCTGGGGCGGTTATCGACCTTTTGGGCGTTCCTATGATTGTAAGTTTTAACCAACTTGGACAACTTAACTTATGTGATTATGGTCAGGCAACAGAATCTAACATAGCTCCTGAGTTGTATATTGAATGGAACGATGTATCTATAAATTCTGAGCCTCAAACTATTAAACTTAACCTTGGTAAAGGAAAGAGATCAAGTCCAACTGTATGGGCAAGAGCTTCTGACTCAATGGCAGAGGGAAATCTTACTGCATATGACGGGAACTCATTGATTACATATAGCCATCAAGATGGGTTAGGTTATGGTCAATATGAAAGTGTAACCGTGAGTGATGTCGGAAAAGTAACGGCACACTACAGCAATCGAAATTCCATAGATATTGGGAATCTAGCCGTTGCAATTATTCCAAACCCAGGTGGGTTAAAACAAATGGGTGCCTCATATCGTGTGACTGAATTATCCGGTCTGCCAACGATTTCTTTTGGCGGGCAACCCGGCTGGGGTAAGTTAAAGTTTATAGCTCCACCTATTGCACGCATGGATGCTGTTGATCAACCAGTGAAGGTTCTCCAATGTATGGATGGTGAGTTGATGGCGTTAGCGGAAGCTGCAGGCAATGATTAA
- the metG gene encoding methionine--tRNA ligase, with translation MKKPYYITTPIYYVNDKPHIGHAYTTIAADVIARFKRMDGYDVMFLTGTDEHGLKVNKSAELAGIDPQTFVDQVSQNFRDLMPILNVTPDRFIRTTESAHKKAAQEIWNRLIASGDIYLGSYEGWYSMRDEAFYAESELVDGKAPTGAPVEWLEEPSYFFRLSKWQEPLLTFYEQQPDFIAPNSRRNEVVKFVEGGLMDLSVSRTSFNWGVTVPNDEKHVMYVWLDALTNYLTGVGFPDTNLESYKKYWPADLHLMGKDIIRFHAVYWPAFLMAAGLEPPKRVFAHGWWTNEGQKISKSLGNVIDPIDLISQYGADAFRYVLMREVSFGQDGDFSISGMKNRINADLANAYGNLAQRVLSFIYKQCDGIIHASADLEPQDKVILLGLETALTEVRTAIDHQALHKMCDSIWQCIYDANAYVDAEKPWSLRKENPERMKVVLYVLCNVIKRLALLTFPILPQASETMLRLLGESDFDLENFSALIPDQRIIQEPHPVFPRIVDEA, from the coding sequence ATGAAAAAGCCATATTATATTACAACCCCCATCTATTACGTTAACGATAAGCCCCATATTGGTCATGCATATACGACCATTGCTGCAGATGTGATTGCGCGGTTTAAGCGGATGGATGGGTATGACGTAATGTTTCTGACGGGCACAGATGAACATGGGTTGAAAGTTAATAAATCGGCAGAACTTGCGGGGATTGATCCCCAGACATTTGTGGATCAAGTGTCTCAAAATTTCAGAGATTTAATGCCAATCTTAAATGTGACACCGGATCGATTTATTCGAACGACAGAGTCTGCTCATAAAAAAGCTGCTCAAGAGATCTGGAATCGTTTGATTGCATCGGGTGATATTTATTTGGGCAGTTATGAAGGCTGGTATTCCATGCGAGATGAGGCCTTTTACGCTGAATCTGAATTGGTCGATGGAAAAGCTCCAACAGGGGCGCCGGTTGAATGGCTGGAAGAACCCAGTTATTTCTTTCGATTATCAAAATGGCAAGAACCCTTATTGACATTTTATGAACAACAGCCTGATTTTATTGCTCCAAATTCTAGACGAAATGAAGTTGTAAAGTTTGTTGAAGGTGGGCTGATGGATTTGTCAGTTTCCCGCACAAGCTTTAATTGGGGGGTAACTGTACCCAATGATGAAAAACATGTCATGTATGTATGGTTGGATGCATTAACCAATTACCTGACGGGTGTTGGATTCCCGGATACGAATTTAGAATCGTACAAAAAATATTGGCCAGCAGATTTGCATTTAATGGGTAAGGATATTATCCGATTCCATGCGGTTTATTGGCCTGCATTTTTAATGGCCGCTGGATTAGAGCCTCCTAAACGCGTCTTTGCCCATGGGTGGTGGACGAATGAGGGGCAAAAAATTTCAAAATCATTAGGAAATGTGATTGATCCTATTGATCTTATTAGCCAGTACGGAGCGGATGCATTCCGGTATGTCTTAATGAGAGAAGTTAGCTTTGGGCAAGATGGTGATTTCTCAATATCAGGTATGAAAAATCGCATTAATGCTGATTTGGCTAATGCATATGGCAACCTGGCTCAACGCGTGTTGTCGTTCATTTATAAGCAATGTGACGGTATCATTCATGCGTCAGCAGACCTGGAACCTCAAGATAAGGTAATATTGCTGGGGCTGGAAACCGCATTAACAGAGGTTCGCACAGCCATCGACCATCAAGCCTTACATAAGATGTGTGATTCAATTTGGCAGTGTATTTATGATGCTAATGCCTATGTCGATGCAGAAAAGCCATGGTCATTGCGTAAGGAAAACCCAGAACGCATGAAGGTGGTATTGTATGTATTGTGCAACGTTATCAAACGGTTGGCGTTATTAACATTCCCAATTCTGCCACAGGCGTCTGAAACGATGTTAAGATTATTGGGAGAATCAGATTTTGATTTAGAGAATTTTTCAGCACTAATCCCCGATCAACGAATTATCCAAGAACCTCATCCCGTGTTTCCACGGATTGTGGATGAGGCATAA
- a CDS encoding flagellar hook-basal body complex protein, with protein MSIVTAQSGVKAAQVAMGVSVENVVSAQNVGGKSAAVDFSAVVTSGTTGSYSPGAVNTLVSRNVSEQGILKSTGVATHIAITGVNGFVITKNSLTAGEGQFGLKRGGAFNRNQQGFLEDKGVFLMGWPVGANGSVKAGINQEVVDDLVPIQVNQVAGVVRQTTEVEFSGNLSSGSATPVGESFTKTQRIFDSMGTPHNLIFTFKRLPAGGDSDNQVQYSTEVTVEGGVVKRNDTSGAIIGSAGTPMIVSFNQLGQFNLCDYGQATESNMSPKLCVEWTSPTINSAPLEMTLKLGKGKGATPTVWTGAAEPLAEGNLTAYDGSSLITYSQQDGLGYGRFENIRIEEDGTVSALFSNGRSVAIARLAMGTVASPNDLEFVTGNIFYETRKSGSIVLGQAGENGLGKIKSGALESSTVSLDQEFGKIMELKIYHQGCLMSMKQADRMAEELMQIMK; from the coding sequence ATGAGTATCGTAACAGCACAATCAGGCGTAAAAGCAGCCCAGGTCGCAATGGGCGTATCAGTAGAAAACGTGGTTAGTGCCCAAAACGTTGGTGGTAAATCTGCAGCAGTTGACTTTTCAGCCGTGGTAACATCAGGGACAACAGGATCATATTCTCCAGGAGCTGTGAACACGCTGGTTTCTCGTAACGTCTCTGAGCAGGGTATTTTGAAAAGTACGGGTGTTGCCACGCATATTGCAATTACAGGTGTTAACGGATTTGTTATTACTAAAAACTCATTAACGGCGGGTGAGGGGCAATTTGGATTAAAACGAGGCGGAGCATTTAACCGTAACCAACAAGGATTTTTGGAAGATAAAGGTGTTTTTTTAATGGGGTGGCCAGTAGGTGCAAACGGTTCTGTGAAAGCGGGTATTAACCAAGAGGTTGTAGATGATTTGGTTCCAATCCAGGTTAACCAGGTTGCGGGTGTTGTTCGACAGACTACAGAAGTTGAGTTTAGCGGAAACTTATCGTCAGGGTCAGCAACGCCTGTGGGAGAATCATTTACAAAAACCCAACGTATTTTTGATAGCATGGGAACTCCTCATAACTTAATTTTTACATTCAAAAGATTGCCCGCAGGCGGAGATTCTGATAACCAAGTTCAATACTCAACTGAGGTAACAGTAGAAGGAGGTGTTGTCAAACGCAACGATACGTCTGGGGCGATTATTGGTTCTGCTGGAACGCCTATGATTGTAAGTTTTAACCAACTTGGACAATTTAACTTATGTGATTATGGTCAGGCAACAGAATCGAACATGTCTCCTAAATTGTGCGTTGAATGGACGAGTCCAACGATTAACTCTGCTCCGTTAGAAATGACATTAAAGCTAGGTAAAGGAAAGGGAGCAACCCCAACAGTCTGGACAGGAGCTGCTGAACCGTTGGCGGAAGGTAACCTAACAGCATATGATGGTAGCTCATTAATTACATATAGCCAACAAGATGGTTTGGGGTATGGTCGATTTGAAAATATCCGTATTGAAGAAGATGGAACTGTCAGTGCGTTGTTTAGTAATGGACGAAGTGTGGCAATTGCAAGATTGGCAATGGGAACGGTAGCTAGTCCCAACGATTTGGAATTTGTGACGGGTAACATTTTTTATGAAACACGTAAATCAGGTTCTATCGTGTTAGGTCAGGCTGGTGAAAATGGACTTGGAAAGATTAAATCGGGTGCTTTGGAAAGCTCGACAGTATCCTTGGATCAAGAGTTTGGTAAAATTATGGAATTAAAGATTTACCACCAAGGATGTTTGATGTCCATGAAACAAGCGGACAGAATGGCAGAAGAGTTGATGCAAATCATGAAATAA
- a CDS encoding flagellar hook-length control protein FliK: protein MISIQHSLTDTQHASLVNLGQHPDNDNSFETVLNAVAVEKMPIEESEENLPTLKSDSHVHEHTLATHSLDVMISKTAHSEQIQSTPVNLTREHSQKETPADSFVLKKSRLKATQIDGTEVDPSMMIPLVPINVRSNSVTLISYEPKDCEESLQVGLNGDDALEPSINLIAIDAYSVNPTYAAKVDSRNDVNNAATHALNGKEALIRDEDPQSLSFSKENISHDHAAELIPTTQAVHGMTDQTIMIRPASAKMIREIQSNEDDILMDEVPIVSIALKRDPVMRDVPLMKSDLDPKPKNENVGFDHTPVSTSKILADITQSSKDTNTDSFENDFEVVEPSQDNPLKGSVLNFVQSASPTESSEITANVSVSNSASTQQIQHAILDAKEGIHPKESKTLTVILNPEELGVVNVELTADETGKLSAVLSVEKRETLDVLQHDLHQLKTVLKEIGIDESSISLQLSSNNEQGQQKQSEYIAWEEREQMLMRSPHIPMKTAAEKATYPERPSLRRLDIKA, encoded by the coding sequence ATGATATCGATTCAACACAGTCTTACAGACACACAGCACGCTTCTTTAGTAAACCTAGGTCAACATCCCGATAATGATAATAGTTTTGAAACGGTGCTGAATGCAGTTGCTGTAGAAAAAATGCCTATTGAAGAATCTGAAGAGAATCTACCCACGTTAAAATCAGACAGTCATGTTCATGAACACACGTTGGCAACGCATTCACTAGACGTAATGATAAGTAAGACTGCCCATTCAGAGCAGATTCAAAGTACCCCTGTTAATTTAACACGTGAGCACTCTCAAAAAGAAACACCAGCAGATAGTTTTGTATTAAAGAAATCAAGGTTAAAGGCAACACAAATTGATGGAACAGAAGTAGATCCATCCATGATGATCCCTCTTGTTCCAATTAACGTGCGCTCTAATTCAGTAACGTTAATATCCTATGAGCCAAAGGACTGCGAAGAATCTTTGCAGGTGGGTCTCAATGGTGATGATGCATTAGAACCTAGTATAAATTTAATCGCCATAGACGCTTATTCTGTAAATCCAACGTATGCAGCAAAGGTTGATTCAAGAAACGATGTAAACAATGCTGCAACACACGCTTTAAATGGTAAGGAAGCGTTGATTAGAGATGAGGATCCTCAATCATTGTCTTTTAGCAAAGAAAATATCTCACACGATCACGCTGCAGAGTTGATACCAACAACACAGGCTGTCCATGGCATGACAGATCAAACTATAATGATAAGACCAGCATCGGCTAAAATGATTCGTGAGATACAATCAAATGAAGACGATATTTTGATGGATGAAGTTCCAATTGTATCAATCGCTTTGAAACGTGATCCTGTGATGCGTGATGTTCCCCTTATGAAATCAGATTTAGATCCAAAACCTAAAAATGAAAACGTAGGATTCGATCATACACCTGTTTCGACCTCTAAGATATTAGCTGACATCACTCAATCATCAAAAGATACTAACACGGATTCATTCGAAAATGATTTTGAAGTTGTAGAACCATCGCAAGATAACCCTTTAAAAGGATCTGTTTTGAATTTTGTTCAAAGTGCATCACCAACAGAATCGTCTGAAATTACAGCGAACGTAAGTGTATCAAATTCTGCATCAACACAGCAAATACAGCACGCTATTCTTGATGCAAAAGAAGGGATACATCCTAAAGAATCAAAGACTCTAACTGTGATTTTGAATCCAGAAGAATTAGGTGTTGTGAATGTAGAATTAACAGCAGATGAAACTGGAAAATTAAGTGCTGTGTTATCCGTAGAAAAACGTGAAACATTAGATGTATTGCAGCACGATTTACACCAATTAAAAACTGTCCTTAAGGAAATTGGCATTGATGAATCCAGTATCAGTTTACAGCTTTCATCCAACAATGAACAGGGACAACAGAAACAGTCTGAATACATAGCGTGGGAAGAACGTGAACAGATGTTGATGCGCTCTCCACACATACCAATGAAAACTGCAGCAGAAAAAGCAACCTATCCAGAACGCCCAAGTTTACGGCGTTTAGATATTAAAGCTTAA
- a CDS encoding ion transporter, translating into MFKKHFIHQESALHKKIHYSLMFGGLHHFFMGLILLYAVINGFSGTVFQTESFVFYKSNISSIFYFIMLTELGLKFLLNTKEFVKKPWHILEVGILVASWFLPGFLVLMTFRFIAYLYTFLDHPVINRVIHTFVHSIPTLMMSSLVLSGCLVCYSLLTTTLFGNEFPELFGHIGKSLFTFIQLMTFDDWMAYILRPVMELYPWSWLIFISFIVLIVFGVMNVFVGTIVNAMNFVDDAADDQPSITDLQKQIAELKELIQKQHTK; encoded by the coding sequence ATGTTTAAAAAACATTTTATTCACCAGGAATCTGCTCTACATAAAAAAATACATTACAGTTTAATGTTTGGGGGGCTTCATCATTTCTTTATGGGGCTTATATTGCTGTATGCCGTAATTAACGGGTTTTCAGGAACTGTGTTTCAGACAGAGTCCTTTGTTTTTTATAAATCAAATATTAGTTCGATATTTTATTTCATTATGTTAACTGAGTTGGGTCTAAAGTTTTTGCTTAATACAAAAGAATTTGTTAAAAAACCGTGGCATATATTAGAAGTTGGAATTTTAGTGGCTTCTTGGTTCTTGCCTGGATTTCTAGTTTTAATGACCTTTAGATTCATTGCCTATTTATACACATTCCTTGATCACCCCGTAATCAACCGAGTCATCCATACATTTGTTCATTCTATTCCAACGTTGATGATGTCATCTTTAGTATTGTCAGGGTGTTTGGTGTGTTACAGTCTTTTGACAACAACCTTGTTTGGGAACGAATTTCCTGAGTTATTTGGACATATCGGAAAATCATTATTTACATTCATTCAGCTTATGACGTTCGATGATTGGATGGCCTATATATTACGACCAGTTATGGAGCTATATCCATGGTCATGGTTGATATTTATCTCTTTCATTGTTTTAATTGTTTTTGGTGTGATGAATGTTTTCGTAGGTACGATTGTTAACGCAATGAATTTTGTTGACGATGCTGCAGACGATCAGCCATCAATAACGGATTTACAGAAACAAATTGCAGAACTCAAAGAGCTGATTCAGAAACAACATACAAAATAA
- a CDS encoding YifB family Mg chelatase-like AAA ATPase encodes MLSRITTVAFQGIQAVPVDVQVQIANGLPAFNIVGLADKTVAESRERIRSALTSIGLSLPPKRITVNLSPADMQKEGSHFDLPIAIAVLIGLEVISAEVSSAYVALGELSLAGDLLPVNGVLPAAFYAASEAKKVICPHKNGPEATWGGGQGVLAPLTLIQLIQCLQGKIVLESPKPEVQQHRPETVDLSLVKGQETSKRALEITAAGGHNLLMIGSPGAGKSLLAACLPGILPELTPKEALEVSMIHSIAGVLNEGALLKDRPFRAPHHSASMPSLVGGGLKAKPGEISLAHNGVLFLDELPEFQRMTLEALRQPLETGSVSISRANARYTYPADVQFVAAMNPCRCGYGDDPVKACSKVPKCLEEYQSKISGPLMDRIDLKVYMKAVDLDVFRDKASAESSAVVKTRIMNARNYQQQRLSTLGIPVSVNANLSQKHMETACALSTDVESFCFDTAQKLSLSARGLFRTLKVARTIADLDESAEIQKKHISEAFAYRLI; translated from the coding sequence ATGTTATCACGCATTACGACTGTTGCTTTTCAGGGCATTCAAGCCGTTCCTGTGGATGTACAAGTCCAAATAGCGAATGGCTTGCCTGCCTTTAATATCGTTGGATTAGCCGATAAAACGGTTGCTGAATCCCGCGAACGCATTCGGTCTGCATTAACATCGATCGGACTAAGTTTACCCCCAAAACGAATCACTGTTAACTTATCGCCTGCGGATATGCAAAAAGAAGGCAGTCATTTTGATTTGCCCATTGCAATTGCTGTATTAATTGGACTTGAAGTTATTTCTGCTGAGGTGTCGTCAGCTTATGTAGCCCTAGGAGAGCTATCATTAGCTGGGGATTTACTACCCGTGAACGGTGTATTACCTGCAGCATTTTATGCAGCATCTGAAGCTAAGAAAGTGATTTGCCCGCACAAAAATGGTCCGGAAGCCACTTGGGGCGGGGGGCAGGGCGTATTAGCCCCATTAACGCTAATCCAATTGATTCAGTGTTTGCAAGGCAAGATAGTATTAGAATCTCCAAAACCAGAGGTTCAGCAACATCGGCCAGAGACCGTCGATCTCAGTTTAGTCAAGGGGCAGGAAACCTCAAAACGAGCCTTAGAAATTACTGCAGCCGGTGGACACAACTTGCTAATGATCGGATCACCTGGTGCTGGAAAATCATTATTAGCCGCGTGCTTGCCCGGGATCTTACCCGAGCTTACGCCTAAAGAAGCCTTGGAAGTCAGTATGATTCATAGTATTGCTGGCGTATTGAATGAGGGGGCTTTATTAAAAGATCGCCCGTTTAGGGCTCCTCATCATTCTGCATCCATGCCATCCTTAGTCGGTGGTGGGTTAAAAGCAAAACCCGGTGAAATATCGTTGGCACATAATGGAGTCTTGTTTCTGGATGAATTGCCTGAATTTCAACGCATGACGTTAGAAGCGTTGCGGCAACCCTTGGAAACAGGATCGGTGTCAATCAGCAGAGCCAATGCGCGTTATACATATCCTGCAGATGTTCAGTTTGTGGCAGCCATGAACCCCTGTCGATGTGGATACGGAGATGACCCTGTTAAAGCATGTTCAAAAGTACCTAAGTGTTTAGAAGAGTATCAATCAAAGATTTCAGGCCCACTAATGGATCGGATTGATTTAAAAGTATATATGAAAGCGGTTGATTTAGATGTGTTTCGAGACAAAGCATCAGCTGAAAGTAGCGCTGTCGTAAAAACACGTATCATGAATGCCAGGAACTATCAACAGCAACGTCTTAGTACCTTAGGAATACCGGTAAGCGTCAATGCCAACCTATCTCAAAAGCATATGGAAACTGCGTGTGCCTTATCGACAGACGTTGAGTCTTTTTGTTTTGATACGGCTCAAAAATTAAGTTTGAGTGCACGCGGGTTATTTCGTACATTAAAAGTAGCCAGGACAATTGCTGATTTAGATGAATCGGCTGAAATTCAAAAGAAGCACATATCCGAAGCATTTGCATATCGATTAATATAA
- a CDS encoding FlgD immunoglobulin-like domain containing protein, whose translation MAGVAAIGGTADPIEKRKTAMIDEAEEKEQFDSMMQVERAKGDQKAAEHGSDVLKGLFADPEKMLKLWLMNETKPNPFAQEQKDPMETFGKFLQSMLMQTQTDSLNKLKDTMVRNNKYSATGLMGQMVEIESDKMNIAPGRKIVQNFAVPDAASAFEVEIKNASDEVVYRNQAFNVSSGINQFTWDGVDNEGKLLPIGEYKISVSLKKEVKNEDGSPKLEHMEYAVDLDGKQIHDKIETLSMIDREVQFAYEIPEGLAGMKYASVWILNSKNQAVHKTEIEAKGGQKGVYSWNCLDASGHRVPEDIYSVQINFKDEKRKMLETDKQAVIRVTGKVQGVEVNDNGEPNLITSRIKAPLSTVKRIVSENGL comes from the coding sequence ATGGCTGGAGTAGCAGCAATAGGCGGGACAGCTGATCCTATTGAAAAAAGAAAAACAGCAATGATCGATGAAGCTGAAGAGAAGGAGCAGTTTGATTCCATGATGCAAGTAGAACGTGCAAAAGGGGATCAAAAAGCAGCAGAACATGGCAGTGATGTTCTTAAAGGATTATTCGCTGATCCAGAAAAAATGCTGAAATTATGGTTGATGAATGAAACCAAGCCCAACCCATTTGCTCAAGAACAAAAAGATCCTATGGAAACGTTTGGAAAGTTTTTGCAATCGATGTTGATGCAAACACAAACGGATTCGTTGAATAAATTAAAAGATACTATGGTGCGTAATAACAAATATTCAGCAACAGGGTTAATGGGACAAATGGTGGAAATTGAATCTGATAAAATGAACATTGCACCCGGACGCAAAATTGTGCAGAACTTTGCTGTTCCAGACGCAGCTTCGGCATTTGAAGTAGAAATCAAAAATGCATCAGATGAAGTTGTATATCGTAATCAAGCTTTTAACGTAAGCTCAGGTATCAACCAATTTACATGGGACGGGGTTGATAACGAAGGTAAACTGCTGCCAATTGGAGAGTATAAAATTTCAGTTTCTTTAAAGAAAGAAGTTAAAAATGAGGATGGTTCACCTAAGCTTGAGCATATGGAATATGCGGTAGATTTGGATGGAAAACAAATTCACGACAAGATTGAAACTCTTTCAATGATTGATCGTGAAGTTCAATTTGCTTATGAAATACCCGAAGGTTTAGCAGGTATGAAGTATGCTTCTGTGTGGATTTTGAATTCAAAAAACCAAGCAGTGCACAAAACTGAAATTGAAGCAAAAGGTGGGCAAAAGGGCGTATACAGTTGGAATTGCCTGGATGCTTCGGGACACAGGGTTCCAGAAGATATCTATTCAGTTCAAATAAACTTTAAAGATGAAAAACGCAAGATGCTTGAAACTGATAAACAGGCAGTCATTCGTGTGACCGGAAAAGTTCAAGGCGTTGAAGTTAATGATAATGGCGAACCCAACTTAATAACGTCACGCATTAAAGCACCATTGTCTACAGTAAAACGAATTGTTAGTGAAAACGGATTATAA
- a CDS encoding enoyl-CoA hydratase/isomerase family protein — MHSINFEHVNCWGVITLQKPETLNALDLPMVLGIRSFLKKARDSSNISGIIIKSAVPTIFCAGGDIKAVYRWHTKNDVESLRTYVQEEYGLNADIQSFPKPVVAMMNGLTLGGGVGLSRYATYRIATTDAAAGMPEVKIAFFPDVGAGYFLNLLDKPVARFLALTGHVLKGSDLITTGYATHLISSDDSLNFLNNLTLVDPNKLEDSLSSSVTTPSTLSELAPIIECFNADSLITCVDSLKECDHPEAFRLYQEMLTFSPLALHVIWQYMNSTRGLSYASVLQIDLKLAAKMFNTSDFFEGIRTRLIDKKDKPSWRHESIHEVSDLEIEHYFNFARDDPWTR, encoded by the coding sequence ATGCACTCTATAAACTTTGAGCATGTTAATTGTTGGGGGGTAATTACCCTCCAAAAGCCAGAAACACTCAATGCTTTAGATTTACCTATGGTATTGGGAATTCGTTCATTCTTGAAAAAGGCTCGTGACAGTTCCAATATTTCAGGGATTATCATAAAAAGTGCCGTTCCCACTATATTTTGCGCCGGCGGGGATATTAAAGCTGTGTATCGTTGGCACACAAAAAATGATGTTGAGTCATTGCGCACGTATGTTCAGGAAGAATACGGGTTAAACGCCGATATTCAATCGTTTCCAAAGCCTGTAGTTGCTATGATGAATGGATTAACCTTAGGCGGTGGAGTGGGATTAAGTCGATATGCCACGTATCGAATCGCAACAACGGACGCAGCTGCTGGTATGCCTGAAGTGAAAATTGCCTTTTTTCCAGATGTTGGGGCAGGATATTTCTTAAATTTATTGGATAAGCCTGTGGCTAGATTCCTGGCACTGACGGGGCATGTGTTGAAAGGAAGTGATCTTATCACAACGGGATATGCGACTCATTTAATATCATCGGATGATTCGTTAAACTTTCTAAACAATTTAACGTTAGTAGATCCAAATAAATTAGAGGATAGTTTATCCTCCTCAGTAACGACGCCCTCAACATTATCAGAATTAGCACCGATTATTGAGTGTTTTAATGCAGATTCTTTGATAACGTGTGTTGACTCTTTAAAAGAGTGTGATCATCCAGAAGCGTTTAGACTATATCAAGAAATGCTGACATTCAGCCCCTTAGCCTTACATGTGATTTGGCAATATATGAACAGTACTCGAGGGTTAAGCTATGCGTCGGTGCTGCAGATTGATTTGAAATTGGCAGCAAAAATGTTTAACACTTCAGATTTTTTCGAAGGCATTCGCACTCGTCTTATAGATAAAAAAGACAAGCCGTCTTGGCGACATGAATCCATACACGAAGTATCAGATTTAGAGATAGAACATTATTTTAATTTCGCCAGGGATGATCCCTGGACCCGTTAG